One Microcaecilia unicolor chromosome 4, aMicUni1.1, whole genome shotgun sequence genomic region harbors:
- the LOC115469378 gene encoding dual specificity protein phosphatase 26-like, with protein MAFISRLSRRSSRSPSRSSSEASSPPVLSVFELERLLYTGKTACNHADEVWPGLYLGDQDIAADRRELSRLGITHILNVSHSKWRGGPEYYEGMRITYQGIEAQDSPTFDMSVHFYPAADFIHKALRESGGRILVHCAVGVSRSATLVLAYLMIHHHMALVEAIKTVKDHRGIIPNRGFLRQLVALDNSLRLKRKM; from the exons ATGGCTTTTATATCCAGGTTGTCCCGAAGAAGTTCCCGCTCCCCCAGCCGCAGTTCCTCAGAGGCCTCCAGCCCTCCTGTTCTCAGTGTCTTTGAGCTGGAACGACTGCTGTACACGGGGAAGACGGCCTGTAATCATGCTGATGAAGTCTGGCCCGGGCTCTACCTGGGTGATCA GGACATTGCTGCAGATCGTCGGGAGTTATCTCGGCTGGGAATCACTCACATACTGAATGTATCCCACAGTAAATGGAGAGGAGGTCCTGAGTACTATGAGGGCATGCGTATCACTTACCAGGGCATCGAGGCTCAAGACTCTCCCACTTTTGACATGAGTGTCCACTTCTACCCAGCTGCTGACTTCAttcacaaggccctgagagagaGTGGAG GCAGGATCTTGGTACACTGTGCTGTGGGGGTCAGCAGGTCAGCGACACTGGTGTTAGCCTACCTTATGATCCACCATCATATGGCCTTGGTGGAGGCCATCAAGACTGTGAAAGATCACCGGGGAATCATCCCCAACCGAGGATTTCTACGCCAGCTGGTGGCTCTGGACAACTCCCTGCGGCTAAAGAGAAAGATGTAA